Proteins encoded by one window of Paenibacillus urinalis:
- a CDS encoding FUSC family protein — protein sequence MSFGARVLKTGIAVTLALYISMLLNISQSPVGAAIAAIFAMQPSIYRSWRYFLDQVQSTTLGAIVALIGGMVFSNEPIAVGLACILVISICLKLKMGDTIGLTLVTVVSIMEASGDWHYAVDRFILTLIGIVSASVINVTVSPPKPKLQFVMQIRSVFDRMSLLLRTSISDEIKESVFRDEKNDLEGQIKSLVDKYHLFEEEQQKLRRAKFSSTRQMVVYKLMLSSLQKGFAVLDAVDRHYFQAERSDRTDQYFDEHLEKLIKFHEHVLLKFEDKLKPNEREGEELVRTNVEFMESAIEGIDFEREGMLRLSIVAAAMYDYGYQLERLNRLADHILDSEETKDSSEGLSAWLKK from the coding sequence ATGTCTTTCGGCGCTCGGGTGTTAAAGACCGGGATTGCAGTAACTCTAGCTTTATATATAAGCATGCTGCTGAACATTTCCCAGTCACCTGTGGGTGCGGCAATTGCGGCCATTTTTGCAATGCAGCCCTCTATATACCGATCCTGGCGATACTTTCTTGATCAAGTGCAGTCAACGACGCTTGGCGCCATCGTTGCGCTGATCGGAGGGATGGTGTTCTCCAATGAACCCATTGCTGTCGGATTGGCTTGTATACTGGTCATCAGTATCTGTCTTAAGTTAAAAATGGGCGACACGATCGGTCTTACGCTCGTCACGGTTGTTTCTATTATGGAGGCCTCTGGGGACTGGCATTATGCAGTGGACAGATTCATTCTGACGCTGATCGGTATCGTGTCTGCATCGGTAATCAACGTCACTGTCTCTCCGCCGAAGCCGAAGCTGCAATTTGTGATGCAGATCAGAAGTGTGTTTGACCGCATGTCCTTGCTGCTCAGAACCTCTATATCGGATGAGATTAAAGAATCGGTGTTTCGTGATGAGAAGAATGATCTTGAAGGTCAAATCAAATCCCTTGTTGACAAATATCATCTGTTTGAAGAAGAACAGCAGAAGCTGAGACGGGCGAAGTTCAGCTCAACGAGGCAGATGGTCGTCTATAAGCTGATGTTATCTAGTCTTCAAAAAGGCTTTGCAGTGCTGGATGCGGTGGATCGACACTATTTTCAGGCGGAACGATCAGACCGAACGGATCAGTATTTCGATGAGCATCTGGAGAAATTGATTAAATTCCATGAGCATGTCCTGCTCAAATTTGAAGATAAGCTTAAGCCCAATGAACGGGAAGGCGAAGAGCTGGTGCGCACCAATGTGGAGTTCATGGAATCTGCGATCGAAGGCATTGATTTTGAGCGGGAGGGAATGCTCCGGCTGTCGATCGTTGCAGCAGCAATGTACGATTATGGTTATCAGCTTGAACGTTTAAATCGCTTGGCTGACCATATTCTAGACTCCGAAGAAACGAAGGATAGCTCGGAGGGGCTGTCAGCGTGGCTGAAAAAATAA
- the solA gene encoding N-methyl-L-tryptophan oxidase, producing the protein MEKKVDVIIIGAGTMGLSSGYYLAKSGKSVLMLDAYEPPHTQGSHHGDTRLFRYAYTGDLVYNAMAVRAHELWNQLERESSSTLLIPSGVLNISPDHDPLAEEKWNNALAFNLSVERLSTMEIKHRWPGFHLPKGYSGILERRAGYLLTEPVLQAYKGLAGQHGARLVTGAKVRHWEPSGSGFIVHTATEKYEAEQLVITTGAWASETGGSIQPPVAAVRQVIGWFEAPKLFDVSHFPGFTLDTENGLYYGFPSKDGSGLKIGRHDWGTAVDPNAPLLPFQAGGEDEEILRQALQKYIPEASGRLLRGAACKYENTPDEDFIIDYHPEHKGVVLACGFSGHGFKFASAVGELISHLVNGDSIRYNLSAFRLDRF; encoded by the coding sequence GTGGAGAAAAAGGTGGATGTCATTATTATTGGTGCAGGAACCATGGGTCTTAGCAGCGGCTACTATCTTGCGAAGTCAGGCAAATCCGTATTGATGCTCGATGCTTATGAACCGCCGCATACGCAAGGTAGCCATCATGGGGATACACGATTGTTCCGCTATGCATACACTGGAGATCTCGTATACAATGCAATGGCAGTAAGAGCCCACGAACTGTGGAATCAGCTGGAACGAGAAAGCAGCAGTACCTTGTTAATTCCTTCAGGTGTGCTAAATATATCTCCTGATCATGACCCGTTAGCCGAAGAGAAGTGGAATAATGCACTTGCCTTTAATCTTTCGGTAGAACGACTCAGCACGATGGAAATTAAGCACAGATGGCCGGGCTTTCATTTGCCAAAAGGATATTCTGGAATTCTCGAACGCAGGGCAGGCTATCTGTTGACGGAGCCTGTACTTCAGGCTTATAAGGGATTAGCCGGTCAGCATGGTGCAAGACTTGTTACAGGTGCCAAGGTCCGGCACTGGGAACCCTCAGGCTCAGGATTTATCGTACATACGGCGACAGAGAAGTACGAAGCAGAACAGCTTGTAATTACGACAGGCGCCTGGGCTTCTGAAACGGGAGGATCGATTCAGCCGCCTGTTGCAGCGGTCAGACAGGTCATCGGATGGTTTGAGGCTCCTAAGCTGTTCGATGTATCGCACTTCCCTGGATTTACGCTCGATACAGAGAACGGACTATATTATGGGTTCCCCAGCAAGGATGGCTCTGGATTAAAGATCGGCCGCCATGATTGGGGAACGGCTGTAGATCCGAATGCTCCTCTGCTTCCGTTTCAGGCAGGCGGAGAAGATGAGGAAATTCTTCGACAGGCGCTTCAGAAATATATTCCGGAAGCGAGCGGTAGACTCCTTCGAGGAGCAGCATGCAAATATGAGAATACACCAGATGAGGATTTTATTATCGATTATCACCCTGAGCATAAGGGAGTGGTGCTGGCCTGTGGTTTCTCTGGACATGGATTTAAGTTTGCCAGTGCTGTAGGGGAGCTCATTTCCCATCTTGTGAACGGCGATTCCATTCGTTATAATTTGTCCGCTTTTCGATTAGACCGTTTCTAA
- the helD gene encoding RNA polymerase recycling motor HelD, with protein sequence MSTDKEWQLEQARVDEVTEQIRQSINKLEGEVGSVRGEVVEMRKEFWDEVTINFSEADDVGETSTNLRQQSEVLSERERSHKNAFNALKKLNKLEGNPYFGRIDFVEKGTDTAEPIYLGIASFLSEQENEFLVYDWRASISNLYYDGAPGPSSYRTPSGVIEGEITLKRQFTIRDGDIKFMFDTGVTIGDELLQAVLSQSSDASMKSIVATIQREQNQIIRNDTSRLLIVQGAAGSGKTSAALQRVAYLLYKDREFLKADQMILFSPNPMFNSYVSTVLPELGEENMLQTTFQEYLERRIGKEYQLEDPFVQLEYVLSQPDDPGYEARIQGIQFKSSPEFLDLILSYKNRLAQTGMMFKPLRFLGKEVISTQQITQKFYEFDKGIRIASRLELLKEWMLKELAAFGKGELTAAWVDEQIQLLGTEDYHRAYQRLRRKQRGKQDTFNDFDVERDILAKMVVSDRLKPLRKWVKATRFVDMKGLYQAIFKEAGVSCGVDRSRLPAAWDDICKFTIDKINAQELAYEDTTPFLYLKDSLLGFRVFTNIRHVIVDEAQDYSPFQLAFFKQMFPRAKMTALGDFNQAIYAHSSVLSGTSELRDIYSTDKAEVIRLTRSYRSTKEIVEFTKSLLPDGEAIVPFNREGEKPYVYEFGKRDEMEEAMVLKLEELQSQGYESIAVICKSAGQSLKVYERLHGKLSTVPKLIKKTTLGFEKGVQVIPAYLAKGVEFDAVIIYDGSAKAYSRESERKLFYTACTRAMHLLYIYSKGAVSPFVSKVDSQLYQHELEYSK encoded by the coding sequence TTGAGTACGGACAAGGAATGGCAACTCGAACAGGCTAGAGTGGACGAAGTTACAGAACAAATTCGACAATCAATTAACAAGCTTGAGGGTGAAGTAGGTTCTGTTCGCGGAGAAGTGGTTGAGATGCGAAAAGAATTTTGGGATGAAGTCACCATTAACTTTAGTGAAGCAGATGATGTCGGTGAGACTTCTACGAACTTAAGACAGCAATCCGAGGTGCTGTCAGAGCGGGAACGGAGCCACAAAAATGCATTTAATGCACTGAAAAAGCTCAATAAGCTGGAAGGGAATCCCTATTTCGGTCGTATTGATTTTGTGGAGAAGGGAACGGATACAGCAGAGCCTATATATTTAGGAATTGCATCCTTTTTATCAGAGCAGGAGAATGAATTTCTTGTCTATGACTGGCGTGCTTCGATATCGAATCTGTATTACGACGGGGCACCGGGGCCATCTTCCTATCGAACACCATCGGGGGTTATCGAAGGAGAGATCACGTTAAAACGGCAGTTTACCATTCGTGATGGAGATATCAAGTTCATGTTTGATACTGGGGTTACCATAGGCGATGAGTTATTGCAGGCTGTACTCAGTCAAAGCTCTGATGCTTCGATGAAAAGTATTGTGGCCACCATTCAGAGAGAGCAGAACCAGATTATTCGAAATGATACAAGCCGTTTGTTAATCGTTCAAGGTGCAGCGGGCAGCGGAAAAACATCGGCAGCGCTGCAGCGTGTCGCCTATCTGCTCTATAAAGATCGGGAATTTCTGAAGGCGGATCAAATGATTCTGTTCTCTCCGAATCCGATGTTTAACAGCTATGTATCCACCGTATTGCCTGAGCTTGGCGAAGAGAATATGCTGCAGACGACATTTCAGGAGTATTTGGAACGAAGAATCGGCAAAGAATACCAGCTTGAGGATCCCTTTGTGCAGCTGGAGTATGTCTTATCCCAACCTGACGATCCTGGTTATGAAGCTCGAATTCAAGGCATTCAGTTCAAGTCCTCACCTGAGTTTCTCGATTTGATTCTAAGCTATAAGAATCGGCTGGCACAGACAGGAATGATGTTCAAGCCCCTTCGTTTTCTTGGGAAAGAGGTCATTTCGACACAGCAGATCACGCAGAAATTTTATGAATTTGACAAGGGGATTCGAATTGCGAGCCGGCTAGAGCTTCTCAAAGAATGGATGCTGAAGGAGCTTGCTGCCTTTGGTAAAGGCGAACTTACCGCGGCGTGGGTAGACGAACAGATTCAGCTGCTTGGCACAGAGGACTATCACCGGGCCTATCAAAGATTACGGCGGAAGCAGCGAGGCAAGCAGGATACATTTAATGATTTTGACGTGGAAAGAGATATATTGGCCAAAATGGTGGTCTCCGATCGTCTTAAGCCCCTTCGCAAATGGGTCAAAGCAACGCGGTTTGTTGATATGAAGGGACTGTACCAAGCCATATTTAAGGAAGCAGGGGTGTCTTGTGGAGTTGACCGTTCACGTCTTCCGGCCGCATGGGATGATATTTGCAAATTTACGATTGATAAAATAAACGCCCAGGAGCTTGCATATGAGGATACGACTCCGTTCTTATATCTAAAAGATTCATTATTAGGATTTCGTGTGTTTACGAATATACGCCATGTCATTGTGGATGAAGCTCAGGATTATTCCCCATTCCAGCTTGCCTTCTTCAAACAAATGTTCCCACGTGCGAAGATGACCGCGCTAGGAGATTTTAATCAGGCGATCTATGCTCATTCATCCGTACTTAGTGGGACAAGTGAGCTGAGAGATATCTATAGCACGGACAAGGCGGAAGTGATAAGGCTCACGCGCAGCTATCGTTCAACGAAGGAAATCGTAGAATTTACAAAGTCATTGCTTCCTGACGGAGAGGCCATCGTTCCATTCAATCGTGAGGGAGAGAAGCCTTACGTATATGAATTCGGAAAGCGAGATGAGATGGAGGAAGCCATGGTATTGAAGCTTGAGGAGCTTCAGTCGCAAGGATACGAGTCCATCGCCGTTATTTGTAAGTCTGCAGGTCAAAGCCTTAAGGTATATGAACGTCTTCACGGCAAGCTCAGCACAGTGCCAAAACTGATTAAGAAAACGACGCTTGGTTTCGAAAAAGGAGTACAGGTCATTCCGGCATACCTGGCAAAGGGCGTTGAATTTGATGCAGTCATCATTTATGACGGTTCGGCCAAAGCTTATTC